ATGGTGAATATTGCATGGGTTCGTTCATGCACCATTTTGTGCTCTTAACCTCGCCATGGTAGGGCCGATTGCTCTGTCTCTTAAAGTTTTGTAGGACCATGACTTCTTAGCCGAAGAAGTCTCTTTCTTGTTCCAGCTATCTTTATTTGTTGCATTCCACTTGTGTGCTTGAGTTTGAGATGATGTTCATGTTCCACCGAAAACTCACcctgaatccggattagccataAGGGTAAACCAGGTGgtaacacacacaaaaaaaaaagtcgagACAATGCACATAAACGTTGTTTCATTTCACATCTTGTCATTGCATAATCAAAGAAGGTAGGATCGCTGTAGCTTCACCATCAATCACAAGGAGACTACCTTTTTTGAGACACCTAGTCGAAAATTTCACACTGGCCAACCAAAACCAAACAACCAAAGTCAAGATTTAATTTCCATACTTGATTAGATGGGCTTTAATTCCCATAATTCTGGTAAAGTTGAGTTGCTTACAGATAGTTTGTCTTGAAATTTCTTATATTCATTGCTTGCACTTCACCGACAATCTCATCTCCAACATAAACAGGTTGTCTGAATTGCAGATTTTGTGAAACATAAACAGCACCAGGCTACAAGAACAAAACACTATAAAGTAAGGCACAAACACAACCCAAATGCATGAATGGTTGTAAATCTTGTAATGCAAAACTCCAGATTTAACATCACTCAAGATGTGCACATCTTGGTAGAACTTGAGTGCGATATGCAAACAATTTTTGGTGTTCAATAAAGCTGATTTTTGCTCCTTCCATCCCACTAAACGTAGGTGTTTTGAGATTTATTTGCTTTTGTTTTGCAAGCTATTGTGGAGGAAAGTAAAGACACTAAACATAAATTAGACTATCTTAGGTTAGCAGAAGGGTTGTATCGCCGAGAAACCacgaaccaaacaccccctaaaATATCTTGGGAGTTCCTATGATAGGAGAACCATACCACACTTTTCCATGCAAAGCCTTCAGTTAGAAAAGTAGTGTGTGGGAATGGGATGAATCACGGCTTTTAAAATGCCCTCTTATGGTGGCAAGTTGCATATGTTATAGTGATCTGGGACAGGAGAAGCCCCTcacaaaatagaaatattggcCTTTGGAAAACACTTGATCGCTTGGCTTCTTCTGCAGTTGATTTCACTTGCAGACCACAGACTACCAAAGTGAGGGATTCACATGAATCAATAGGGCATATTTCTCGAGCAGCTAGCACTCTAAAAATATAGACATCTATTTTGTTTAACGTTTAATTTTTGTCCTGTACAGAGCACTCTCCTAGTTTGATGGGTGAATCAATGTTTCCTTAATATGCCATGATACGATAAGATATCCGCGAGTCCTAGTTTTAGAGTGCTCtgtacagaaaaaaaaaaattagttaccCGTGAGTCCTAGTTTTTAAGTTTCAAGTATCTAAACGAAAAGTATCTGGAAAAAGACTTAAATAACAATGTGGTAGAATTATTTTTCCGTTTTACAACAGCCACAAAGCACAACCTAGCATATGTATCCAAACAGCAACTGCTATTTTTTATATTGGGTCTGGTTGTCTAGTATTTTTGGGAAGAGAGGAATCTCTGTGTATTCCAAAATGCATCAAGGCAAAATTGCGCTAGAGATTATTTAGTTGATGCATCAAGTTGGTAACTAAAGCAACCGGTTTAGGGAAGCTGTGTTTGCGGGGAGCACTTTTAGTCCTTAACAAGCTAAATAGATGTGGTTCCTCCTAgaattatttgaagaaaatgacacTTAGGATGGAATCTCTAATGCTAATTATCCCCTCTTTCCGTTATACTATATTGATCATATAACTCCTAAACACATCATTATGCCCACATAACTCCTAAACGCAACCCCATTTCCACATAACTCCTAAACGCAACCCCACCTCCACATGACTCCTACGCACAACATTGACTACTGCCTAGAATATACAAGTAACATTAAATCAATAGCTTGTTCTGTTTAGTTCATCAATATACTTAAGATCTCTCATACTAAAAGTGGAACACCAAAAACCAATTTACCAAGAGCATAGACATAGAATAAGTAAAAGGAAAGAATATATCCGTGACTTACAAAATGAGAGGAAATAATCCGAGGAAACAAGGAAGCAACTAGCATCCCATGAACAAGTCGATCTTGAAATCCAGCAATATGAGCACACTCGGTGTCAAAGTGCAGAGGATTTATGTCATCACTGACTTTGGAATATGCAACAACATCCTCATCAGTAAATATTTTTCGCTGCTGTAAAACATCTCCTATTTTCACAGTTGACTTTACCTCAGAACTATACTTGTAGGAGGAGAAAAAGCTTGACGCAAGGCGGTTGGATAGCATCCTCATCGTTCATAAATACCACTGAGTTCCTAAATAACACAATGCAAAAACTGGCTCAAGTTAGACTACCTATTCAATCTAAACTCATAGCACTACATGATTAGAAAATAGTTTCATCACATAATTTTGACCAGAAACTCAATATACTAGAACACCTCTGGGCATCATCAGTAATTCAGTTAAAAGGAAAACATCCATGCAATAGAAGATGCTAGTAACCAATACAGTAAACCTCCTCCAATTTGCATGCGTGCCAAAAACAAGCAATTCCAAACCATCATTTAGATATACTTTTTTAAATAGATgtatcttttttataaaaaaaaatattttcggtATGTAATTTTCATTTTACCTTTCTCGTTAGATATTGCATATTTGTATCACATTCAAGAATTTAGGTGTATAGGTATAAATAGTTTTCTATGTATTCTGACATTTAGTTATGAAAGATATAATGCCTAAACACATATAGAAATAATAGCACCCATTACTTTCTTCATCTTATCATATATTCTTCTCATATCATGGCATCAGTGTGTGCTCTAACTGATACAGCAAAGCAATCAAAATTATTATTAGCTTTCTTGAGGCTCAAAGCACACCAATACAAAGTTTGGCCAAGCTAGCAAGTGTTCAGTGTGGTTATTTCCCTCAGAAAATTTCAATCCACTAAC
This sequence is a window from Spinacia oleracea cultivar Varoflay chromosome 1, BTI_SOV_V1, whole genome shotgun sequence. Protein-coding genes within it:
- the LOC110793527 gene encoding 3-hydroxyacyl-[acyl-carrier-protein] dehydratase FERN, mitochondrial, translated to MRMLSNRLASSFFSSYKYSSEVKSTVKIGDVLQQRKIFTDEDVVAYSKVSDDINPLHFDTECAHIAGFQDRLVHGMLVASLFPRIISSHFPGAVYVSQNLQFRQPVYVGDEIVGEVQAMNIRNFKTNYLVKFSTRCLKKGSLLVIDGEATAILPSLIMQ